One Alicyclobacillus acidoterrestris DNA window includes the following coding sequences:
- a CDS encoding SMP-30/gluconolactonase/LRE family protein yields the protein MELLLDAKAVVGEGPVWDAAKKCLYWVDIVRHHVHVYDAFTGRDEVIDVGDYVGAVVPRKRGGLVAVLSDGFYHLDLTTKKLTQLAAVEADIPDNRFNDGKCDAAGRFFAGTLPFSEDRPAGALYCLEPDLRVRKVLDGLTIANGLGWSPDNTRMYFIDTPTREVVMFDYDLATGSLSNRRVAVRIEDGFPDGMTVDAQGMIWVAHWEGWKVSRWNPNTGERLMELALPVSCVTACTFGGSNLDELYITSASRDIGADRQAAQPHAGGVFRAHIGIRGQIAHAFSG from the coding sequence CCGTTTGGGATGCCGCGAAAAAATGTCTCTACTGGGTGGATATTGTGCGACACCACGTACATGTATACGACGCGTTCACCGGGCGAGATGAGGTCATTGACGTCGGTGACTACGTTGGGGCCGTCGTGCCCCGCAAACGCGGCGGGCTGGTAGCGGTGCTGAGTGATGGATTTTACCATTTGGATTTGACCACCAAAAAGCTCACACAACTCGCCGCCGTCGAGGCGGATATTCCAGACAACCGCTTCAATGACGGGAAATGTGACGCCGCTGGTCGCTTTTTCGCCGGGACCCTGCCCTTCAGCGAGGACCGCCCCGCCGGTGCGCTTTACTGCCTGGAACCCGACTTGCGCGTAAGAAAAGTACTGGATGGCCTGACGATTGCCAACGGCCTCGGCTGGAGCCCCGACAACACCCGGATGTATTTCATCGACACACCCACGCGCGAAGTCGTCATGTTCGATTACGATCTCGCCACCGGATCGCTCAGCAACCGCCGCGTCGCCGTCCGCATTGAAGACGGTTTCCCCGATGGGATGACCGTCGATGCACAAGGGATGATCTGGGTAGCACACTGGGAAGGGTGGAAAGTCTCCCGCTGGAATCCAAACACCGGCGAACGCCTGATGGAACTTGCCCTGCCCGTCTCCTGCGTCACTGCGTGCACGTTTGGCGGATCGAATCTCGACGAGTTGTACATCACGTCCGCCAGTCGCGATATTGGGGCAGACAGGCAGGCGGCACAACCGCACGCCGGCGGCGTATTCCGCGCACATATCGGCATTCGAGGCCAGATAGCGCACGCCTTTTCGGGCTAA
- a CDS encoding DUF2515 family protein, translating to MFDGIVNRVRLGWKMVCGRDRRQVAELVSRLNQAVGSDASPKLSAEEKAIVERILAKTREHNRNNLTRTEAYLAFYRDRPEVHWALLAHMVSRNGGWSMSDVKGEWFARIAEKVEQTRFFEFLERANWLIFGDAYPQLLLYAESVTSGRNLCHLLPALGVSRFMSPVWELFMQTHDPSLLTHALIINEQNFIEARVVQNAKYAEKVLFTPEFQTQSILGLNQVVFPYREEETGAIRLAGTVVAQFASLDARIATGKKLYRILFHKPALCEAIVAFAVATKHTGSRADYWPNVFTPTQRDNLLDAGYQPCFIERTGAARIYSPRLSAVWPDVSHAPVEAGDWFHDMSSVIHLFTPDTTEPTDFTADYVAASQTVEHVILAKEKLAALAKPFR from the coding sequence ATGTTCGATGGCATCGTGAATCGCGTTCGCTTGGGCTGGAAGATGGTGTGCGGACGCGACAGAAGGCAGGTTGCAGAACTCGTCTCGCGATTGAATCAGGCGGTTGGCTCGGACGCGTCACCCAAGCTTTCGGCCGAAGAGAAAGCGATTGTCGAGCGCATTCTGGCGAAGACGCGCGAACACAATCGCAACAACCTGACGCGCACAGAGGCATACTTGGCATTTTATCGCGACAGGCCAGAGGTCCATTGGGCGCTATTGGCGCACATGGTCTCGCGCAATGGCGGCTGGAGCATGTCAGACGTCAAAGGCGAGTGGTTCGCGCGCATTGCCGAAAAGGTCGAGCAAACCCGTTTTTTCGAGTTTCTGGAGCGAGCGAATTGGCTGATTTTCGGCGATGCGTATCCGCAACTGCTCTTGTACGCGGAGTCGGTCACATCGGGGCGCAACTTGTGTCACTTGTTGCCCGCGCTCGGCGTGTCCCGATTCATGTCGCCCGTTTGGGAATTGTTTATGCAAACCCATGACCCCTCATTATTGACGCACGCGCTCATCATCAACGAACAGAATTTCATCGAGGCGCGCGTCGTGCAGAATGCCAAGTACGCTGAGAAGGTCCTGTTTACGCCGGAATTTCAGACCCAGTCCATTCTTGGGCTCAATCAAGTGGTCTTCCCGTACCGCGAGGAGGAGACGGGCGCCATCCGCCTCGCAGGTACCGTAGTTGCACAGTTTGCCTCGCTTGACGCGAGAATTGCGACGGGCAAGAAATTGTATCGCATTCTGTTTCACAAGCCTGCGCTTTGCGAGGCGATAGTGGCGTTTGCGGTCGCTACAAAGCACACCGGGTCTCGCGCGGATTACTGGCCAAACGTCTTCACGCCCACGCAGCGGGATAACTTGTTGGATGCAGGCTATCAGCCGTGCTTCATCGAGCGCACGGGCGCGGCGAGAATTTATAGTCCACGCCTTTCAGCCGTGTGGCCGGACGTGTCGCATGCGCCAGTGGAGGCGGGGGATTGGTTTCACGACATGTCATCCGTCATTCACCTCTTCACCCCGGACACCACGGAGCCGACCGATTTTACCGCCGACTATGTGGCAGCGAGCCAAACGGTGGAGCACGTCATTCTGGCGAAGGAGAAGTTGGCGGCGCTGGCCAAACCGTTTCGCTGA
- a CDS encoding terpene cyclase/mutase family protein — protein MRQVERDIERIRRQIAAGAAQILSHQRADGAFSYGCELSPFTDAVMMIFLHLMGEADDLLVSELSETVAQAQKPDGRFVAYPDQTDNVSLTTLCYFALRLSRYSLSSGREDKTRQYILQHGGIRHTSNLTKIILACAGQLSWRELPPPFIDVVLWGTRAPVNLYDFASFTRLHMVPFMLLSHLEYQVPVPEECGVADLVVPSFGVPYVRLPFDHPKAVAAARQFILDRLEENGTLASYHLATVLSVLALKAVGDPDDADVIASAVAGLKEMVSRHDDRVYQQQFTSTVWDTALSMRALAATRLPACSEALARGAEYLLERQHVDVGDWAVRAPKAKPGGWGFSDMNTKYPDVDDTVAALKALHPYQPQCRVAWRRGVKWLLAMQNEDGGWSPFDHNANKAWLEHIPINDMGRAMTDASTADITGRVLETIGSTGIRAQPAVTQAVQWLITNQRENGAWFGRWGVTFIYGTWAAVRGLRAVGMPRDTTTLQKARAWLESVQNADGGFGESCASDQRDEYCPLGWSTVSQTAWGLMALMSASPGLTDPIRRAVAYLLQCGAKPGGFVESYPTGAAVAGQAYIRYHSYPQVWPLLALCMYVDRFRQH, from the coding sequence GTGAGGCAGGTGGAACGCGATATTGAGCGCATCCGACGGCAAATAGCGGCCGGGGCGGCCCAGATTTTGTCGCATCAACGCGCGGATGGTGCCTTCTCGTACGGCTGTGAGTTGAGCCCGTTCACCGACGCGGTGATGATGATTTTCTTGCACCTCATGGGTGAGGCGGATGATTTGCTGGTGTCGGAATTGTCTGAGACGGTGGCGCAGGCACAGAAGCCGGATGGGCGTTTTGTCGCGTATCCTGACCAGACGGATAACGTGTCGCTGACGACACTCTGTTACTTCGCGTTAAGGCTGTCGCGCTACTCGCTGTCATCGGGGCGCGAAGACAAGACCAGGCAGTATATCCTCCAGCACGGTGGTATCCGTCACACGTCCAATCTGACCAAAATCATCCTCGCGTGTGCCGGACAACTCTCTTGGCGGGAGTTGCCGCCGCCGTTTATCGACGTGGTGCTCTGGGGAACGCGCGCGCCTGTCAACCTCTATGATTTTGCCAGTTTCACTCGCCTGCACATGGTGCCGTTTATGCTGCTCTCGCATCTCGAATACCAGGTGCCGGTACCGGAGGAATGTGGTGTCGCGGATCTCGTCGTCCCGTCGTTCGGCGTGCCTTATGTGCGCTTGCCGTTCGACCACCCAAAGGCAGTCGCAGCCGCACGGCAATTTATCTTAGACCGCCTTGAAGAAAACGGTACACTCGCAAGTTACCATTTGGCCACAGTCCTGAGCGTCTTGGCGCTCAAAGCCGTCGGCGATCCCGATGATGCCGACGTCATTGCGAGTGCAGTGGCTGGGTTGAAGGAGATGGTCTCCCGGCACGATGACAGGGTGTACCAACAACAGTTTACGTCGACGGTGTGGGATACGGCGCTCTCTATGCGCGCGTTAGCCGCGACCCGCTTGCCGGCATGCAGTGAGGCGCTGGCGCGGGGGGCCGAATATCTGCTTGAGCGCCAGCACGTGGACGTGGGCGACTGGGCCGTGCGCGCGCCAAAAGCGAAGCCGGGCGGCTGGGGATTTTCAGATATGAACACGAAATATCCGGACGTCGACGACACCGTGGCTGCGTTAAAAGCCCTGCACCCGTATCAACCACAGTGCAGGGTGGCTTGGCGGCGCGGCGTGAAGTGGCTGTTGGCGATGCAAAACGAGGACGGGGGGTGGTCACCGTTCGATCACAACGCCAACAAAGCCTGGCTGGAGCACATCCCCATCAACGATATGGGGCGCGCGATGACAGATGCATCGACGGCGGATATTACGGGGCGGGTGTTGGAGACCATTGGATCGACCGGTATTCGCGCACAGCCGGCCGTCACGCAGGCGGTGCAGTGGCTGATAACGAATCAGCGCGAGAACGGGGCGTGGTTTGGCCGCTGGGGCGTGACATTCATCTACGGCACGTGGGCGGCGGTACGGGGGCTGCGCGCCGTCGGCATGCCGCGCGATACGACGACGCTTCAGAAGGCGCGCGCGTGGTTGGAATCCGTGCAGAACGCGGACGGCGGATTTGGCGAATCGTGCGCGAGTGACCAGCGGGATGAGTATTGCCCGCTCGGCTGGAGCACGGTCTCCCAAACTGCGTGGGGATTGATGGCCTTGATGTCGGCATCGCCAGGTCTGACTGACCCCATTCGTCGGGCGGTCGCGTATTTGCTCCAATGCGGCGCAAAGCCAGGGGGTTTTGTGGAATCCTATCCAACAGGTGCGGCCGTCGCTGGTCAGGCGTATATCCGCTATCACAGTTATCCGCAGGTGTGGCCACTTTTGGCGTTGTGTATGTACGTCGACAGGTTCCGGCAACACTGA
- a CDS encoding sigma-70 family RNA polymerase sigma factor has protein sequence MGEYQDLPLRIMDEYGQGIWRYVYSMTKNTAAADDLSQEVFIQAYQHLSQFREGSSMKTWLFVIEKHKCIDYFRSAFVRRVTFHARMDDVSDDSVEERVIASEQRNAVWAALFQLKPDAREPDECAQSASGAGIAGGWARWDVAGA, from the coding sequence TTGGGGGAGTATCAAGATCTGCCACTCAGGATAATGGACGAATACGGGCAAGGAATTTGGCGCTATGTGTACTCCATGACGAAGAACACAGCTGCCGCCGACGATTTGTCGCAGGAAGTTTTCATCCAGGCATATCAACATTTGAGCCAGTTTCGCGAGGGTTCGAGCATGAAGACGTGGTTGTTCGTCATCGAGAAACATAAATGTATTGACTATTTTCGATCAGCCTTCGTTCGCCGAGTCACGTTTCACGCCCGAATGGACGACGTGTCCGATGATTCTGTGGAGGAGCGCGTGATTGCGTCGGAGCAGCGCAATGCCGTGTGGGCTGCGCTATTTCAATTGAAGCCGGATGCGCGGGAACCAGACGAATGCGCTCAATCAGCCAGTGGTGCAGGGATTGCCGGCGGCTGGGCTCGGTGGGACGTTGCAGGCGCTTGA
- a CDS encoding MarR family winged helix-turn-helix transcriptional regulator, with the protein MLPQSFDVLTERFEKSLRALMQNLGPQLISRAQLGLTPGQFVMLYFIHQEGQCSVSKLAEKMEVAPSGITAMVDRMEKSGFVNRVRDTLDRRVVNIALTVSGEEKLNQVLHVRQQIVQHCLRQLDPDDFASFVCTLESLSSIANATNIGEFAGSLVKER; encoded by the coding sequence ATGCTTCCACAGAGCTTCGATGTACTGACAGAGCGCTTCGAAAAATCACTGCGCGCCTTGATGCAAAATCTCGGTCCACAATTAATCAGTCGCGCGCAGTTAGGGTTGACCCCTGGTCAGTTCGTTATGTTGTATTTCATTCACCAAGAAGGCCAATGCAGTGTGTCAAAACTGGCCGAAAAGATGGAAGTAGCTCCTAGTGGGATAACGGCTATGGTGGATCGAATGGAAAAATCGGGATTTGTCAATCGAGTACGGGACACTTTGGACCGTCGAGTGGTGAACATCGCACTCACCGTTAGCGGTGAAGAGAAACTCAATCAGGTTTTACATGTACGACAACAAATCGTGCAACACTGTCTACGACAGTTGGACCCGGACGATTTTGCGTCATTTGTCTGCACATTGGAGTCGTTATCCTCGATTGCGAACGCAACGAACATAGGGGAATTTGCGGGTTCACTCGTTAAGGAGAGGTAA
- a CDS encoding MDR family MFS transporter — translation MAQGTVQTTNQITGQKKWWALATVLLTMFFSSMDSTVVSTAMPTIIGDLKGLSLYAWVTAAYMMGSAVTIPIYGKLSDVFGRKPFYLLGLILFGVGSAISGQAHTMMELVIARGFQGIGAGAMQSMPRATIGDIFNPKERSRWMGVMMATFGISSIIGPALGGWITDSFSWRWVFYINLPFAALAIIGVVVTLPKVRAADRVQVDWFGSVIMIIGLLPILLGFTWAGTKYAWGSPIELTLFIGGAIVLALFVLWERKAADPVLSPKLFKNRVFSTSLILGILVAMTMYGSLMFLPIYVQGVIGLSAQNSGWVMSPMMIGFIVGSMVSGQIMSRTGRYKILAVFSGAILVVGSFLLNQMNVHTTWPTVVLNMVVLGLGIGSLMPLMNMAVQNAFPYKMMGTVNSTQQFVQSLGGVVALPIFGSILDKEFTNKLNATMPASLGSFKNQLSSMNPQTLLTPQAQQALSKSFSKFGTAGHQMYLQLMDAVKTSLTFGIQHLFEVGLVFAILGFIGTFFLPEIKLKGKEYFDTTNEQPPNEGTQRPRETGSDKEAFQQAPAPSTASTQSFQLKSNADEDFRRALREFQMTPQTTQDAYLDDTNYRKTLRSFSKGVKARNDKEPKEPLGDVGYRETLMNFKQKSKRKEH, via the coding sequence ATGGCTCAAGGAACCGTACAAACAACAAACCAGATCACAGGCCAAAAGAAGTGGTGGGCACTTGCGACTGTACTTCTGACCATGTTTTTCTCGTCCATGGATTCCACAGTCGTGTCAACGGCCATGCCGACCATCATTGGCGACTTAAAGGGACTTAGTTTATATGCGTGGGTTACTGCTGCCTATATGATGGGCTCAGCGGTGACAATACCAATTTACGGAAAGTTATCCGATGTGTTTGGACGTAAACCATTCTATTTATTGGGACTGATTCTGTTCGGGGTCGGTTCGGCCATTTCCGGGCAAGCCCATACCATGATGGAACTCGTTATCGCACGTGGTTTTCAAGGCATTGGGGCGGGCGCCATGCAAAGTATGCCGCGGGCGACCATTGGCGACATCTTTAATCCCAAAGAACGCAGCCGCTGGATGGGCGTCATGATGGCCACCTTTGGTATCTCTAGCATCATCGGACCGGCTCTTGGCGGATGGATCACCGATTCGTTTTCGTGGCGCTGGGTATTTTACATTAACCTACCGTTTGCAGCGCTCGCCATCATTGGGGTCGTGGTGACCTTGCCTAAAGTACGGGCGGCAGATAGGGTGCAAGTGGACTGGTTCGGCTCCGTCATCATGATCATTGGCCTACTGCCCATTTTGCTGGGATTTACCTGGGCAGGTACAAAGTACGCGTGGGGTTCCCCGATTGAACTCACGCTGTTTATCGGTGGCGCAATTGTTCTTGCACTGTTCGTCCTATGGGAGCGGAAAGCGGCCGATCCGGTGCTCTCCCCCAAGTTATTCAAAAACCGAGTCTTCAGCACGTCACTGATACTAGGCATACTGGTTGCAATGACCATGTACGGAAGCCTGATGTTTTTGCCCATTTATGTGCAAGGTGTCATTGGGCTGAGTGCGCAAAACAGCGGTTGGGTCATGTCTCCGATGATGATCGGATTTATTGTCGGCAGTATGGTATCCGGGCAAATTATGTCGCGAACGGGTCGATATAAGATACTAGCCGTATTCAGCGGTGCCATCCTCGTCGTTGGATCATTCTTGCTAAACCAAATGAACGTGCATACAACGTGGCCAACCGTTGTCCTCAATATGGTTGTTTTGGGGCTTGGTATTGGTTCACTGATGCCACTGATGAACATGGCGGTACAAAATGCGTTCCCATACAAAATGATGGGGACTGTGAACTCAACGCAACAGTTCGTTCAATCGCTCGGTGGCGTTGTAGCGTTACCGATTTTCGGGTCGATTCTCGACAAGGAATTCACCAATAAATTGAACGCGACGATGCCAGCTTCGCTTGGATCATTCAAAAATCAATTGAGCTCCATGAACCCGCAAACCCTGTTGACACCGCAAGCGCAACAGGCGTTGTCCAAGTCGTTTTCGAAATTTGGCACGGCTGGACACCAGATGTACCTGCAATTGATGGACGCAGTGAAAACATCTCTGACGTTTGGGATTCAACACTTGTTTGAAGTCGGATTGGTGTTCGCCATCCTTGGCTTTATCGGCACATTCTTTTTACCTGAGATCAAACTCAAAGGTAAAGAGTACTTCGATACGACAAACGAACAGCCACCCAATGAAGGGACGCAACGCCCACGTGAAACCGGATCAGATAAGGAAGCTTTCCAACAGGCGCCCGCTCCCAGCACAGCGTCGACCCAGTCGTTTCAATTGAAGAGCAATGCAGACGAAGATTTTCGCCGCGCACTCCGCGAGTTCCAAATGACGCCGCAAACAACGCAAGACGCGTATTTGGACGACACCAACTACCGAAAAACGCTTCGTAGCTTTTCAAAAGGAGTAAAGGCTCGAAACGACAAGGAACCAAAGGAACCGCTCGGAGACGTTGGATATCGCGAGACGCTGATGAATTTTAAACAGAAATCCAAACGAAAAGAACACTGA
- a CDS encoding NAD(P)H-dependent oxidoreductase codes for MKIYIVYDSEGGHTEQVANAIWKGARSVKDAEVFINHVQKTNVHDIADADAIIWGCPGHFGTISAGLKTWIDKLGLIWSRGELVGKVGAVFCTTATIHGGIEATMLNLITPMLHQGMVVVGLPANIPENALYGSYYGLGVTSPIEEVEDPLTQSLYDKGLELGEEFGKHVASISQALKIGKAHQSEHGLLPEQKL; via the coding sequence ATGAAAATATATATTGTGTACGATAGCGAAGGCGGACACACAGAACAGGTCGCAAACGCAATTTGGAAAGGCGCCCGCAGTGTCAAAGACGCAGAAGTCTTTATCAACCATGTGCAGAAGACGAATGTCCACGACATTGCCGATGCGGATGCAATTATTTGGGGGTGCCCAGGGCACTTCGGTACGATCAGCGCCGGGTTAAAAACGTGGATCGACAAATTGGGGCTTATCTGGTCCAGAGGGGAACTCGTCGGAAAAGTTGGCGCTGTGTTCTGTACCACAGCAACCATACATGGAGGAATCGAAGCGACCATGCTCAATTTAATCACGCCAATGTTACACCAAGGCATGGTTGTGGTTGGGTTACCGGCCAATATTCCCGAAAACGCCTTATACGGGAGTTATTACGGACTTGGGGTCACATCTCCAATCGAAGAGGTAGAAGACCCGCTCACGCAATCCCTGTATGACAAAGGCCTTGAGCTTGGCGAGGAATTTGGTAAACACGTGGCCAGCATTTCACAGGCACTAAAAATCGGTAAAGCACATCAATCCGAACATGGATTGTTGCCGGAACAAAAGCTGTAA
- a CDS encoding DHA2 family efflux MFS transporter permease subunit, with protein MGKEDSFEEIKFPYLQLAILIIGTFMAVLDNSIVNVAIPKMETALNSNTNQIQWVITAYMLVSGITIPMTSWLSDKFGSKQLFTYSLIFFTIGSTLCGMAWNLPSMILFRIIQALGGGFLMPLANTLLYKIFPPEKRGGVMGIFGLAVMLAPAFGPLLSGYFVQYASWRLIFYMNLPLGVVGAFLSIFVLHDFNDKSASKLDGWGLALSSIGLFSLLYGFTNVSSNGWHSTLVYPYLIAGALLLIILVVVELKVDKPLIQFRVLQDYLLSMSVVITSLVQRTMFVSLFLLPLYFENILEYTPEKTGIFMTPAALISAVFMVAGGLLLNRVGARLLAVVGLTITLITTYGFSFLDVNTPSSHLQVLYIFRTIGVSLALMPVMAAGMNRLSNDLISQASGLSNTIRQVASSLGTAIFTYYEAHRTLIHESEMASQYNPGSPKGVQLNGLELNLMQHGMSAAQAHVTALETIIGIIDQNSFVAAINDTFMVGTILTAISLILTFFFNDKKYSKEREGSHITMME; from the coding sequence TTGGGAAAAGAAGACTCTTTCGAGGAGATAAAATTTCCTTACCTGCAGCTCGCTATCCTCATTATCGGAACTTTCATGGCGGTGCTTGACAATAGTATTGTGAACGTCGCGATTCCAAAAATGGAGACTGCTCTGAACTCCAATACGAACCAGATTCAATGGGTGATTACCGCGTATATGTTGGTGAGTGGGATCACCATCCCGATGACCAGCTGGTTATCAGATAAATTTGGATCGAAACAACTATTTACGTACTCCTTGATCTTCTTCACGATTGGTTCCACCCTATGTGGAATGGCATGGAATCTCCCAAGTATGATTTTGTTTCGAATTATCCAAGCGCTTGGGGGTGGCTTCTTAATGCCACTCGCCAATACATTGCTCTATAAAATTTTCCCACCTGAAAAACGCGGGGGCGTCATGGGGATTTTTGGTCTGGCAGTCATGCTCGCGCCAGCATTTGGCCCATTGCTAAGCGGATATTTTGTACAATACGCCAGTTGGAGACTGATTTTTTACATGAATCTCCCACTCGGCGTTGTGGGCGCATTCTTGTCCATTTTTGTGTTGCACGACTTCAATGACAAATCAGCATCCAAATTAGATGGTTGGGGCCTGGCTTTGTCATCGATTGGATTGTTTAGTCTCCTGTACGGTTTTACAAATGTCTCATCGAATGGTTGGCATTCGACCTTGGTATATCCGTATTTGATAGCTGGGGCCCTGCTACTCATCATTTTGGTCGTCGTTGAGTTGAAGGTGGATAAACCCTTAATCCAGTTTCGTGTCCTCCAGGATTATCTGTTATCCATGAGCGTTGTGATTACATCGCTTGTACAGCGAACTATGTTTGTCAGCCTGTTTTTACTTCCTTTGTACTTTGAGAACATATTGGAGTATACGCCGGAAAAAACCGGGATTTTCATGACGCCAGCAGCACTCATATCTGCTGTGTTTATGGTAGCAGGAGGATTGTTGTTAAACCGTGTAGGGGCCAGATTGCTTGCAGTTGTTGGCTTAACCATTACGCTCATCACAACCTACGGCTTCTCCTTTCTGGATGTCAATACGCCCTCAAGTCACCTTCAGGTGCTCTACATTTTTAGAACCATCGGCGTGTCGTTGGCGCTTATGCCGGTCATGGCGGCGGGGATGAACAGATTGTCGAATGACTTAATCAGTCAAGCATCGGGGTTAAGCAATACCATCCGTCAAGTCGCATCGTCTCTAGGAACCGCGATTTTTACGTATTACGAGGCGCATCGCACACTCATTCATGAGAGCGAAATGGCATCTCAATACAATCCCGGTTCTCCAAAGGGCGTGCAGCTAAATGGATTGGAGTTAAACCTGATGCAACACGGGATGAGTGCAGCACAGGCACATGTAACCGCGTTGGAAACCATCATTGGAATCATAGACCAAAACAGTTTTGTGGCTGCCATTAATGACACGTTCATGGTGGGAACGATATTGACCGCAATCAGTCTGATTTTGACCTTCTTCTTTAACGATAAAAAGTACAGCAAAGAGCGGGAAGGGTCTCATATAACCATGATGGAATGA
- a CDS encoding SDR family NAD(P)-dependent oxidoreductase, translating into MRFQGQVAIVTGGAGGIGQASARLLASQGARVIVADLDATAGEAVAAEIREAGYVATFHPVDVSVYEQVEALVRFAVDTYGQLDIMFNNAGIFGDGSQNVIDLPIDVYKRMISINQDGVFYGIKAAAAVMKERGGVIINTASIYAYIADKNQLPYHASKAAVVGMTKASALELGRYNIRVVAIAPGMIDTGLIDAWREDERVWNTIQKAHMRRKLGTAEQVANVVAFLASDEASFLNGHAYFVDDGAASFKR; encoded by the coding sequence ATGCGTTTTCAAGGACAAGTAGCCATCGTGACGGGTGGTGCAGGCGGTATCGGTCAAGCCAGTGCGCGGCTGTTGGCCAGCCAGGGGGCCCGTGTAATCGTCGCCGATCTCGACGCCACCGCCGGCGAAGCCGTCGCCGCAGAAATCCGCGAGGCCGGCTATGTGGCGACCTTCCATCCGGTTGACGTATCGGTGTATGAGCAGGTCGAGGCGCTCGTGCGCTTCGCGGTCGATACGTACGGGCAGTTGGACATCATGTTTAACAATGCGGGGATATTCGGTGACGGATCGCAAAATGTCATCGATCTCCCGATAGACGTCTACAAGCGGATGATTTCTATCAACCAGGACGGCGTCTTCTACGGTATCAAGGCTGCCGCAGCCGTCATGAAGGAGAGGGGCGGAGTGATTATCAACACCGCCTCCATTTACGCGTATATCGCCGATAAAAACCAACTTCCTTACCACGCGAGCAAAGCCGCCGTCGTCGGTATGACCAAGGCCAGTGCCCTTGAACTCGGCCGCTACAATATCCGCGTTGTGGCGATTGCACCGGGCATGATTGACACTGGACTCATCGATGCTTGGCGCGAAGATGAGCGCGTGTGGAACACCATCCAGAAGGCGCACATGCGCCGCAAGCTGGGAACTGCCGAGCAAGTCGCCAACGTCGTGGCATTTCTCGCGAGCGACGAGGCGTCGTTCCTCAACGGCCACGCGTACTTCGTGGACGACGGCGCCGCTTCGTTCAAGCGCTGA
- a CDS encoding acyl-CoA thioesterase, whose amino-acid sequence MDNYRFHHELRVRFSEVDGQGIVFNAHYLSYLDIAFAEYLRRELQLSSGMPRTVLAKSTLQFRQPAKFDDVLQIWVRTHRIGTSSMTVSFLITREDEVLFEAEHIYVYVNEDGQPQPVPELWRQTIEAYEQGR is encoded by the coding sequence GTGGACAATTATCGCTTTCATCACGAATTGCGCGTCCGGTTTTCCGAGGTCGACGGGCAAGGCATCGTTTTCAATGCCCATTACCTCTCATACTTGGATATCGCGTTTGCGGAGTACTTGCGCCGGGAACTGCAACTGTCCAGTGGGATGCCGAGAACTGTGTTGGCGAAATCGACACTTCAGTTTCGCCAACCTGCCAAATTTGATGATGTGCTACAGATATGGGTGCGCACGCACCGCATAGGAACCAGCAGTATGACCGTGTCGTTTCTCATCACGCGAGAAGATGAGGTGTTGTTTGAAGCAGAGCATATTTACGTCTACGTGAACGAAGACGGGCAACCGCAACCGGTACCCGAATTGTGGCGGCAGACGATTGAAGCATATGAACAGGGGAGATAA